The following DNA comes from Anaerostipes rhamnosivorans.
AAGACCATCAACAAAGGGACAGAGTATCTGAAGAACGGTTTTTCCATGGTCATCTTCCCGGAAGGGACCAGAAGCCAGGATGAGGAACCCCACGCCTTTAAGGAGGGAAGCTTAAGACCGGCCCTGAAAGCAAATGTTCCCGTTGTCCCTATGGCCATCTCCGGAACAGCAGATATCCTGGAGAATAATAAAAAATATACAGTAAAACCAACTGAAGTGCATATTACATTTGGTCCGCCGATCTACCCTGACCAGCTGGACCGCCAGACACAGAAACACCTGGGCGCCGCAGTTCGTGAAGAAATTATCGAAATGAGAAAAAAACATAAGACAATGGCCTGAAAAGATGATATAATGTCATTTAGGCATGCCGTGTGAAGGCGTGAAGTTAAAGATGTAAAGAGCCAGGAGGAAGAAAGAAATGCAAGTATGGATGGTTTTATTGATTATCGCGGTCGTAGTTCTTGCTGTTCTTGCCATTCTGTATTTTGTAGGAAACAAACTTCAGAAAAAGCAGGAAGTCCAGCGCGAACAGCTGGAAAGTGCAGCACAGATGTATTCAATGCTGGTCATTGATAAAAAGAAGATGAAGATGACAGAAGCAGGTTTTCCGAAAATGGTCATTGACCAGATTCCGAAACGTGCCAAGATCGCCAAAGTACCTGTGGTCAAAGTAAAGATCGGACCAAAAATCACTCCATTGTTATGTGATGAACTGATTTATGACCAAGTGCCAGTAAAGGCTGAGATCAAAGCCAAAGTCAGCGGCATATATATTACCGAAATTCATAACCTGCGGAATGTAGCACCGCCGCAGGAAACAAAAGGGTTCTTTAAGAAGTTTAAGAAGAAAACGATTGAAGCATCCCGCAATTTATCAGGCAAGAAATAAAAATACAGACAGAAGACTTGCACTTCTGTCTGTATTTTTTTGCCCATTATTCTGCTGTCATATATTCATAAACCGCCTTGGTGCCGGCAAGAGCCAGCACTTCCTCTATTTTTCCTTCTGCCCTTCCAAGCTGAATGATCCTTTTGATCAACTCCAGGTATTCTTCTTCTCCGACACAGGCAAAACAAAACAACAGATATACCGGATCTTCTGATTCCGTAAAAATGACTCCCTCTTTTATTACCAGAAGGCTCAAACCATCTTTATATACCCCGTGCTCTCTGCCCGCATGGGCCAGGGCCACTCCCCGGCTCACCACAATATAATCCCCGTATTCTTCCACGTTCTGAATAGACTTTTTAATATATTCAGCGGATATATATCCCTGATCTTCCAGAGGCGCGGCTGCCCGGTGCATGGCCTCCCTCCAGGGCATGGAGGCTTCTTCTATCTCGATCATATCTTCTCTTAAGAGTTCCATGAGAGGATTCACTCTTTCTTTTCCTTTTTCCCTCTGATACTCTTTGATCACCCCGCCGATGGTCTTACAGAGCGTGTCTGCCAGCTCCTCGTCTTCTATGATCGTGCGGATCTGGCCTAATAGGACCTCTGTTTTATGCTGCATTGTAGCTGGTTTTAAAGTGTGCTTCTGAAATGTGAGCCTCTGGATCTGATTTAGATCGTCCATCTGCAGAAACGGGTGTACCTTTATGACCTGATATTCCTTTGTGTGGATCGGTACGGTGGAAATGATAAAGTCCACAGGCTCCGCGTTGTATTTCAGTCGTCCGATCACTTCGTGGGCCGCCAGCACGCCGATAATGTTAAAATCAAAATAGTTTTTTATCTGCGCCTCTAAATATTTTCCGGTGGCCATGCTTCCCGGGCAGACGATAACCACGGAAATCTTGGGCAGATAGCGGCGGTTTCTGATGATCGCCACACAGATATGGATCACTATTGATTTTTTCATGTTGCCGCTGAGGTGATATGAGAGAAACCCCTCCAGTATATAGGCATATTGACTGACCAATTCCTCCAGCCTTTCATAATTGATAGAGGAATCATATTCCTTAGGCAGCTCCACCTCATAGTTTCCCCAGTCTTTTATGCTCCTTATATGCATCAGGAGAGAGTCCATCAGTTTTGTATCACTCACCAAATCAAGGTTCATCTCCTGGTCAATCTTTCCCACAAAATTCATGATGACTTTGTAGAGTTCGATCTCATCCACCGTCTTTACAAAAGAATACAGCTTATGGTCCGCGATATACTCCCTGAATCCCTTCATCATATCTTCGGTAACAGTCACTTCCAGCATATGGCCTGCATAGAGGATCATATGGTCAATCCCCGACAGAGGAGTCCTGCCTGTGACTGCTCTGCCTTCCCTCCTGCAGAAATTAAATACCACAAACAGATACAGCACGATATCGTAAAATACATCCTCGATGAACACAAGATTGCTGACCTTCATGTACTCCTGCATATACTCAAAGAGGATGGAAAAACTATGCTTGATCTCCATGCGGTTTAAGATCATGCGCTGAAAGAAACCTTCATTTTCCACATTGATAGCGATGGAGCGGTATAATTCAACCAGGATGCTGATCCTTTCCTTTTCCTGGAATTTAAGCAGCATTCCTTTTCCCGAGTCCAGGATCAGTTTTCCCTGAAAGCTTTTCATACTCTCTTTTATCACTTCCATATCGTTTACAATGGTAATGCGGCTCACATACAGTTCCTCCGCAATATGCTGCATGGTGATATATGTCTGGGATGACGCCAGTTCCATCAAGATATAGATCTGCCGTTCCTTCGGTGATAGCTTGTACATATATGCATCCATCTCATAGAGATAATTTTCCACCACATCTTCATCAAAATCACTTCCTAAGATCAGCTTTCCTTCCTCTGTGGTTCTGATCTCACCCACAGGGATCGTCCGCAGGAATTGGTTGATCTCTTTGATATCATTCTTGAGTGTTTTCTGGGATATGCCATAATGGGAAGCCAGCTCTCTCACAGTCAGCGTGCGGTCACTGTCTCTGATTATTTTTTGTATAATCTCTGTACTTCGCCTTCGCATCTTTCTTCTACTCCTTTTATAGATCACAAAGTGGATATATCCACTTCAACTCCTGAGCCTCTCAGTCCATTAGAATTAAGAACAGGCATTGCAGTCTCCCGCAATGCCATATTCTATTATTCCAGTTCCTCCAGAAATAATTCCCTGACTGCCTCCAGAGGCAGTTTGTTACACTTGGATATGACTTGTTCATTCATCACAAACTGCATTAATTTCTGTAAAAATTCTAAATGCTCTTCGGCCTGCTTTATGGCTAGGTTAAACACCAGCCGGGTCTCCACAAATTCTTCGCTGTCATCCATACGGTAGAATCTTACAGGCTTGTTAAGCCTCAGAAAGCAAATACAGTTTTCATGGATGCCCTTTACTTTGCTGTGCGGGATTGCCACTGGTATGGCGGAAGGGAGTCCCGTTGGATATTCCTTTTCCCGTTCAATACAAGAGTCTATAAATTCACGTTCTACACTTCCGTTTTTCATCATGTATTCCCCGCATAAAACGATGGCTTCTTTCCAGTTTTCTGCAGAGCCTTCCACAACAAGATAAGTATTTTTTGATTTCATTCCTGTCACCTCTTTAAGTCCTATCCGATCAGCCTGTGCAGCAGGCAGATGAATACATTTCCAAGATCAAATCCAAAGAATCCGTCGGTTGCAAGTCCTCCTTTTAAGTCCAGGCCTGTGACGCTGAACATTGCCGTGGCTTCTGGCACAAACTGGTTTGCGCAGAACGCGATGATAAACATACAGGCAATGGAGCAGACCAGGCTTCTCACAAGATTTCCCTTGCTGGCCATGACACAAAACACCGTGGTATAGCAGACGATGGTCAGCAGTCCGATCGGGAAGTAAGTCATATTGGGGATAATAAATGCAAGGGCAATGGTGATAGGGATACAGATGGCAGTACATGTGACACAGGCCGGATCTCCCAGTCCCAATGCAACATCCATACCAATCCATAACTCTGCATCTTCTCCCAGATGGCGTTTCATAAATTTGCTGGCCGCGTTTCCGATCGGTGTGATCCCTTCCATCATGATCGAAACCATTCTCGGGATCAGGATCAGAACACTGGCAATGCCCATACCGATCCCAAGGATATTCTCAATCGGCTGATGGGTCAGGATTCCTAAAAATATTCCCACGATAAATCCTACAAAGCATGATTCCCCGAATACTCCTAATTTGCTCTCCAGCCAGTCCATGCTGATGTCCAGATCCTTCAATCCCGGAATCTTATCAAAGATCTTATTGATCAGCCATGATAAAGGATACATAAATGTGATAAACGAAAATGTACTGCAGGTCGTGCCTTCAAGTCCGAAGAACTCCTGCCATTTCGGCGCGATGAGCTCTGCCACCAGCACTGAAATAATTGACATTCCCACGGTAACCGCCAAACCGATAGCCGCACTGTGGAACAGGGCATATGCCAGCGCTCCAGGAATTAAAAAGTGTATGTAATTCCAGATGTCAACGTTTAACACCTTCCGCTTAAATATAAAAATCAGAATAAAGTTGGCCAGCACGATCAGCGGCACCGCTAAAGGCGCAAACGGCACGGTCCAGGCTGCCCCTCCTGTGGCGGCAAAACCAAGATCCACCGTAGTAAATCCGGACCCCAGCTTCTGGTAATACTCTGATACAGGCTGGATGGCTGTTGTGAGCAGGCTTACGACCAGGCTCAGGCCCTGGAACCCAATCCCTACAAAGAGTCCTGCCTTTAACGCGGCTCCGAACTTCATACGGAACACCAGTCCTAGGATAAGGATCATAATGGGCAGCAGCGATACGGCTCCCATATTGATCATTGTCTGAGCAATCTTTAATAAAATATCCATAATCTTCTCCTTCCCTCTTTGTTTTTCAGTCTAAGAGCGCCCTGCATGCAGTGACGATCTCCTCTTTGATCTTATCCTCGCCGATCCCTGAGATGAGCCCAAAGACCTTGATCAACGGTTTGTTCACCGGCTTCCGGTAGTTTGTCGTCACCATGATGAGATCCACATCGTCCTGCTTTGACTGAATTTCTGACATAGTGCTCTTTACGATCTTTACAGGGATCCCCGCCTCACTGCAGATCTGTTTTACTGCCTCCTGGGCAACGGTGGAAGTAGCAACCCCGCTTCCGCATGCAACCAAGATTGATAATGTTTTTGCCATAGTCCGGTCCTCCTTTTATTGGTTCGGAAGCAATACAACTTTGACCGCTTCCCCTGATCTGGTTAATTCGATTCCCTTATTGATCTCCTCCAAGGGCAGAATGTGCGTGATAAACTTTTCTGTTGGAAAGTCTTCCGAGATTGCCAGCTCAAAAGATTTCTGCACTTGGATGCTGCTGGCGCCGAAGTGTCCGTAGATCCAAAGATTGTTGTAATGGATATAGTTGGTATCCAGCTCTGTCATGGCTCCTTTTGCTGTTCCCCCGAAGAATACGATGATGCCTCCCTTTCTTGCCATAAATATGGACTGGGCCTGCGCCTGTGTGGAAGGGTTGGCTGAGATGACCTTGTCCGCTCCTTTTCCCCCAGTCATGCGCCTGACTGCCTCAATGGGATCTTCCATGGTGCTGTTAACTGTCTCATCGACCCCAAACTGTTTTGCCATCTCAAGCCTTGAATCATTGATCTCAATCATGATCACCTTTTTCGCTCCTCTAAGCTTTGCCAGCTGTGCATGGAAGCAGCCGATGGGTCCGGCCCCTATGATGACGATCGTATCCCCAAATCCCACGTTGATGTTATCCTGGCATGCATAAACAGAAGACAGGGGTTCTCCCAATGAGGCACTCTCAAAGCTTACTTCATCCGGTATAAGGAAAACAGAATCTCTCTCTACCTGCTCCTTTGTCACCGGCACATAATCCGCAAATCCGCCCTGCCTGGAGGTATAGTCCCCTGCATTGCTGCAGTTTTCACTGTGTCCGCTCCTGCATTCCTCACATTTAAGACAGTGATCCACCGGATACACATAGACCCGGTCCCCTTTCTTATGCTCTGTCATCCCCGGAGAGACTTCTTCAATAACGCCCACGATCTCATGCCCATAAATATGCGGGTAGTCCCCTTTTCTTGAATCTGTGGTCAGATTGCGGATATCGGAGCCGCACAGGCCGATGGCCATGACTTTCAGTAAGAATCCCCCTTCTGGACACGCTGGTTTTTCAATCTCTTCTACCCGGATATCCCCGGGGCCGTACATTAATGCTGCTTTCATGATGCTCCCTCCTATTTATAATGGTTTCGTCTGCTCCCCGGATGATTTTCATACAGTGATTCCAGTTTGTCATCCGGTATATCTTCTACTTGCCCAATCTGTTTTGTCAACTGGTAAATTTTTAACACCTCTTCTGCTGCCTCCACTATTTTCACTGCATCTTCTAGTGTTTTTCCCACTGCCACACAGCCATGGTTGCCAAGCAGGATCAAGTCATGGTCTTTTATAGCCTCCTCAATCCCGTCCGCAATATGTACGGTTCCGGCCTCACCGTAGGGCAGGCATGGGATTTCCTCAAATACAAGTGAAAATGTAGTGGAACACTTGATCCTGACGGTCTTATTACAGTAAGCATAAGCCGTCAGATACGGCGCATGGAGATGTGCCACAGCACTGCAATCCGGTCTGGCCTTCAGCGCTGCCTCATGCAGCAGGTACTCACTGGATTTTTTCACACTTCCCCCTACCTGCTCCTGGCCTTTTACCACAGCCACCATATCCTCATCTAAAAAACGTTTTCTCGTTCCGGACGGGGTAATATATAACAGGCCTGACTCTCTGTCCATGATGGACAGGTTGCCTTCCAGGCTGTTTACCAGCCCTTTTTCATCTAATATCTTGGAGTAAAGTACGATCTCCTTCTTTATTTCATTTGCCCTATTTCTCATCTCTTCTCTCCTTCAGTGCTTGGTTTGTCTGACAGCATTCATGAATGACTATGTGTTAAGTATATCCACACAGGTTCTGCCTCTCAATACAAATACCTTTCTGCACTGCGGAAGCATTTTTAACAAGATGATACAAAATCTTTCCATGGCCTGGAAGAAACTTATTCCTGCAGACGCAAAAAGGCCCTGCCATTTTTCCCAAAATGACAGGGTCCTTCCCGGCTCCTTGTATTGCCTCAATTATTATGAGTTATTTACCACTATTTCCGTCACGCTTTTGAAATGCGCTCCTCCAATAGTGGTAAATAACTTTCGTAAAGTGGTGCCTTTTGTCTTGCAGCAACATTCTCCAGCAGATATTACGTCCATTTTCTACATGATTGGAGTGAGGCATTCTAAGAGCCGAACGGAAATCATGTGGAAAATGTCATACCTTATCGTGCAGAGCACGCCCACCCGGAGGGTATAAAATACGGTGTGCCCTACTGGGTATATTTTTCCCATCCCCGGTCGATCTTTTCTTCCATCTCCTCCATAGTAAGCAGGCCGCTCAGTGAGTCAAACTCTGTGACACAGCAGGCTCCTG
Coding sequences within:
- a CDS encoding PTS sugar transporter subunit IIB, which gives rise to MAKTLSILVACGSGVATSTVAQEAVKQICSEAGIPVKIVKSTMSEIQSKQDDVDLIMVTTNYRKPVNKPLIKVFGLISGIGEDKIKEEIVTACRALLD
- a CDS encoding PTS transporter subunit IIC, translated to MDILLKIAQTMINMGAVSLLPIMILILGLVFRMKFGAALKAGLFVGIGFQGLSLVVSLLTTAIQPVSEYYQKLGSGFTTVDLGFAATGGAAWTVPFAPLAVPLIVLANFILIFIFKRKVLNVDIWNYIHFLIPGALAYALFHSAAIGLAVTVGMSIISVLVAELIAPKWQEFFGLEGTTCSTFSFITFMYPLSWLINKIFDKIPGLKDLDISMDWLESKLGVFGESCFVGFIVGIFLGILTHQPIENILGIGMGIASVLILIPRMVSIMMEGITPIGNAASKFMKRHLGEDAELWIGMDVALGLGDPACVTCTAICIPITIALAFIIPNMTYFPIGLLTIVCYTTVFCVMASKGNLVRSLVCSIACMFIIAFCANQFVPEATAMFSVTGLDLKGGLATDGFFGFDLGNVFICLLHRLIG
- a CDS encoding PTS sugar transporter subunit IIA — encoded protein: MKSKNTYLVVEGSAENWKEAIVLCGEYMMKNGSVEREFIDSCIEREKEYPTGLPSAIPVAIPHSKVKGIHENCICFLRLNKPVRFYRMDDSEEFVETRLVFNLAIKQAEEHLEFLQKLMQFVMNEQVISKCNKLPLEAVRELFLEELE
- a CDS encoding class II aldolase/adducin family protein, whose translation is MRNRANEIKKEIVLYSKILDEKGLVNSLEGNLSIMDRESGLLYITPSGTRKRFLDEDMVAVVKGQEQVGGSVKKSSEYLLHEAALKARPDCSAVAHLHAPYLTAYAYCNKTVRIKCSTTFSLVFEEIPCLPYGEAGTVHIADGIEEAIKDHDLILLGNHGCVAVGKTLEDAVKIVEAAEEVLKIYQLTKQIGQVEDIPDDKLESLYENHPGSRRNHYK
- a CDS encoding zinc-binding dehydrogenase: MKAALMYGPGDIRVEEIEKPACPEGGFLLKVMAIGLCGSDIRNLTTDSRKGDYPHIYGHEIVGVIEEVSPGMTEHKKGDRVYVYPVDHCLKCEECRSGHSENCSNAGDYTSRQGGFADYVPVTKEQVERDSVFLIPDEVSFESASLGEPLSSVYACQDNINVGFGDTIVIIGAGPIGCFHAQLAKLRGAKKVIMIEINDSRLEMAKQFGVDETVNSTMEDPIEAVRRMTGGKGADKVISANPSTQAQAQSIFMARKGGIIVFFGGTAKGAMTELDTNYIHYNNLWIYGHFGASSIQVQKSFELAISEDFPTEKFITHILPLEEINKGIELTRSGEAVKVVLLPNQ
- a CDS encoding BglG family transcription antiterminator — translated: MRRRSTEIIQKIIRDSDRTLTVRELASHYGISQKTLKNDIKEINQFLRTIPVGEIRTTEEGKLILGSDFDEDVVENYLYEMDAYMYKLSPKERQIYILMELASSQTYITMQHIAEELYVSRITIVNDMEVIKESMKSFQGKLILDSGKGMLLKFQEKERISILVELYRSIAINVENEGFFQRMILNRMEIKHSFSILFEYMQEYMKVSNLVFIEDVFYDIVLYLFVVFNFCRREGRAVTGRTPLSGIDHMILYAGHMLEVTVTEDMMKGFREYIADHKLYSFVKTVDEIELYKVIMNFVGKIDQEMNLDLVSDTKLMDSLLMHIRSIKDWGNYEVELPKEYDSSINYERLEELVSQYAYILEGFLSYHLSGNMKKSIVIHICVAIIRNRRYLPKISVVIVCPGSMATGKYLEAQIKNYFDFNIIGVLAAHEVIGRLKYNAEPVDFIISTVPIHTKEYQVIKVHPFLQMDDLNQIQRLTFQKHTLKPATMQHKTEVLLGQIRTIIEDEELADTLCKTIGGVIKEYQREKGKERVNPLMELLREDMIEIEEASMPWREAMHRAAAPLEDQGYISAEYIKKSIQNVEEYGDYIVVSRGVALAHAGREHGVYKDGLSLLVIKEGVIFTESEDPVYLLFCFACVGEEEYLELIKRIIQLGRAEGKIEEVLALAGTKAVYEYMTAE